A window of Theropithecus gelada isolate Dixy chromosome 14, Tgel_1.0, whole genome shotgun sequence contains these coding sequences:
- the LOC112605727 gene encoding LOW QUALITY PROTEIN: olfactory receptor 10A5-like (The sequence of the model RefSeq protein was modified relative to this genomic sequence to represent the inferred CDS: substituted 2 bases at 2 genomic stop codons), protein MATGNRTEISEFISMSFSSLPTEIQSLLFLTFLTIYLVTLMGKSLIILVTLADLMLHSPMYFFLRHLSFLEIGFNLVIVAKMLGTLLAQDTTISFLGCATQMYFFFFFGVAECFVLATMAYDRYVDIXSPLRYPVIMNQRTRAKLAAASWFPGFPVATVQTTWLFSFPFCGTNKVNHFFCDSPPVLKLVCVDTALFEIYTITGTILVVMIPCLLILCSYTLIAAAILKIPSAKGKHKAFSTXSSHLLVVSLFYLSLNLTYFQPKSNNSPESKKLLSLFYTVVTPMLNPIIYSLRNNEVKNAFSRMVCKTLALRNCIP, encoded by the coding sequence ATGGCTACAGGAAACCGGACAGAAATAAGTGAATTTATCTCCATGAGCTTCTCTTCCCTGCCTACTGAAATACAGTCATTGCTCTTTCTGACATTTCTAACCATCTACCTGGTCACTCTGATGGGAAAGAGCCTCATTATTCTGGTTACCCTAGCCGACCTCATGCTACACAGccccatgtacttcttcctcAGACACTTATCCTTCCTGGAGATTGGCTTCAACCTAGTCATTGTGGCCAAAATGCTGGGGACCCTGCTTGCCCAGGACACAACCATCTCCTTCCTTGGCTGTGCCACTcagatgtatttctttttcttctttggggTGGCTGAATGCTTCGTCCTGGCTACCATGGCATATGACCGCTATGTGGACATCTGAAGTCCCTTGCGCTACCCAGTCATCATGAACCAAAGAACACGGGCCAAACTGGCTGCTGCTTCCTGGTTCCCAGGCTTTCCTGTAGCTACTGTGCAGACCACGTGGCTCTTCAGCTTTCCATTCTGTGGCACCAACAAGGTGAACCACTTCTTCTGTGACAGCCCACCTGTGCTGAAGCTGGTCTGTGTAGACACAGCACTGTTTGAGATCTACACCATCACTGGAACCATTCTGGTGGTCATGATCCCCTGCTTGCTGATCTTGTGTTCCTACACTCTCATTGCTGCTGCCATCCTCAAGATCCCATCAGCTAAAGGGAAGCATAAAGCTTTCTCTACGTGATCCTCACATCTCCTTGTTGTCTCTCTTTTCTATCTATCATTAAACCTCACATATTTTCAGCCTAAATCAAATAATTCTCCTGAAAGCAAAAAGCTGCTATCATTGTTCTACACTGTTGTGACTCCCATGTTGAACCCCATTATCTACAGCCTGAGAAATAACGAGGTGAAGAATGCCTTCAGCAGGATGGTCTGCAAGACCCTAGCCCTCAGAAACTGTATCCCATAG